In Balaenoptera acutorostrata chromosome 8, mBalAcu1.1, whole genome shotgun sequence, the genomic stretch TAATATCAAAACAGTCTTGTACAAAATTAGAACTAAGCTTATCATTTTGAGCTTAGTGTTCCCTACATCTTCCTTAGTTAACTGCCTGTTCAACTTTGCGTATGTTTTAGGTATGTCCCACCAGAACAAGCCAAAGTGGTGGCATCAGTTCATGCATCTATTTCAGGGTCCTCTGCCAGTAGCACAAGCAGCACACCTGAGGTCAAACCACTGAAATCTCTTTTAGGAGATTCAGCACCAGCACTGCATTTAAATAAGGGCACACCTAGTCAGGTGAGTAGTTTTTAAGTCTTTGCAGAGGCTTCTATTTAAGGAGGATTGAGTACCATGAATTTGGAAATTCATTAAGACAGTTGCATAACCTTGTATACCAGTAGCATTATGTCCTAATGGtttataatacattaaaaggtaCTTGGTTAAGTGGTTAGAATGTGTCtatgtttgttctttttgctATTGCGAATGCTATTGCGAATACGAGTTTGTAAAGCTGTACAGGAACATTGTTACAGCTATCTATCAACATATATGTATCATATGTATCATATAACATACAGTGGTAAAACATGAATCTGTGGTGACCATCAGAGTTAGAACAGTATGGCCTCTGTGATATTCTTTTACAGGAAAGGATTTCTCAAGCATAGaattttttctccatcctgattGTGAAGCGTGTTTATCGTTGAAACGCAGGTGGCTTTGCATTACATAGCTTATTCTAAAATACTGAAGTCTTTTCAGCAGTTGGTGTCTAGAGTTTATGCTTCTGTATGTACTTCATGATAGCCAGGGAGCTGTGACAGATCTGTTACTGTGTGGCGTTACAATGTCTGTCACACACAAGAATGATTCTGAGGCATGGTACTATTTGAATTAAATTCCACCTTTTTTAATAATGCGTATACTAGGGCATCTAGATAAGTTGCTCCACTTTCATCAAAGGTTTGAGTAGAAAATGAAGAGAAGGGTAAAGTCAGTATATTGTAACTCTTCCCATGGATAAAAGATTTGTTCTGTGAAAGCCTTATCATCATACTGTCTTAGCAGTAAGTCTGTCTCGTGTCATGAGGTGTAACAACTGTTGTAATTGTATTTCATTGCTTTTGACTCTGTACTTAACATTGAAAGATAATATGGGAATAGATGTTGAAAATTTGTgcttttcaaaaatcaaagaacTCAAAACTCTACAAATGGAAGATTATGTAATCTTTAAACTGTGTTTTAAGCTTGGTGAATTGGAAATAGTGTTATAAAAATTCAGCAGATCTGACTGGAAGCTCTTTATAGCTAATATGTGGTTTATAGTCCCCTGTTGTAGGTCGCTCTCAAGGGCAGCAGCAGGAAAAGAAGCAGTTTGACCTTTTAAGTGATCTTGGCTCAGACATCTTTGCTGCTCCAGCACCTCAGTCAACAGCTACAGCCAATTTTGCAAACTTTGCACATTTCAACAGTCATGCAGGTAAGTTTTTTCCCAGCAGCTTTTGCCAGAGTGAGTGAATAATCATCACATTAAATGTTGTACACTAATTTAAGAATTGATTTGGTCATTTTGAAGCAGTTTTATTTGATAATTTGAAactttgctttatgttttttgcGTGTATATATTTCACTGGTTTATAAGCATAACAGAAGCCAGTGCTTACTGAATTGATTTCCTATTTGTATTTTGGgatttattttaccttcttttatTCACCTATGAAATTGTGATGctatcccacttttttttttcctttcaatttcatGTCGTGGCTTATAGTTGGATAATAATGGTACAAAGTATGTCATGTATATATGCATCCAGAAATGTGCCTTTTGAGATAGTTTGGAAAATTATAGAAAACCTGCTCTTCAGCCACATTTCTTTCTATCAAGCATTGaaggaattttttgttttaaataccaGTGGAAACATTTTGTAAGAATATGCTACAGAAGGAAGTTGTTGTGCAActtatgtatgtttgtgtgtgtgtgtgtttgctttttcAGAAGGGATTCTAGGATGAGAATTTCTTTCAGGAGAGATTATACTGAGAAGGGTAAAAATCGGGAGGCTCACGCTGTTAGGGCTGTGGTAGGTTTCCATCTGCTTTACATTAGCTGAGCCCAGAAGTCCAGAAGGAGACTGAGGAGACTCTTTTCCCTTCATACTGTAGGTGGGAAGCCAGTTCCCTCTCTGAGCAGACAGGAGCTCTAGCTCTGTTTCCCCTCTTGCTTTTTGAATGGTGGCCAAAAGAGTTGGTGGAAGACTCAGTGAATAGAGAGTGAACCTTCTGTAATTTATGAGTATTCTGCATTTATCTCAGTTTTAGGTTTATGGAAATGTAATTTGAAATGATGGAAAAGTAACTGCCAAACTCTTGTAAATTTTCAGCTTATTTCATGACTTATTTCATGtttcccttgtgtgtgtgtgtgtatgtgtgtttttgttttgtgtttttgtctcTAAACGCAATTTGTGAATATTTGCAAGTCAGGGAATTGATGTTACACTTTTCTGTGTAATCATATTAGCCaaaaatagacaagacagtgCAGCTCCACAGGCTAATTTGTACCGTGATTACCCTCATACTTTCAATAACTCccttaaaatgctttttgaaaataattgtcattatttgattgtagaaaatgttaaaagagagaaatgtatGATTTTATCAGATTGATAGAAGGTAGTATATCTTAACTATTTTGTCTCTTTTCCACACGTGGCAGAAATGGTAGGACAGATGTGTCTGTGAGGAAGTAGTTGAATAACCATGTAGATTAGGTCAGGTTGCCTGAGAGTAATAGTATTTTAGCCTGAAGTTCTTTTGTACTTACAGATGACTACTTACATCACTCTTTTCTTACTTCATTTGATTGATCCCAGgagcataaaatatatatatggatattgcAAGAACAAGCTAATAAAATTAcccatttattttccttctagtATAGTTGATACCATCTTTCACATTTTACCTTAAGTAAGTTTTAAATTGGTGTCACGGTTCAATCTGAAATGTCTTTTTCCGGAGCCTTTGCAAGCACtctgaatttttacttttccATACATGGTTCATAGATACAAAGTCATTGATAGCTGAGTTTTTGCCCTGAAattatcacttttaaaaaaaaaaaacacattgggTGAAAATTTTCTCCTGAGCACATTGATGTGACAAATGGAACTTTAAATAGCAAACAGTAATTATTCAGATACGCCAATCTGGCTGGCATTGTTTTAAAGGGAAAACTGTTCTTTTGCAGTTTCAAATGGGTTAAAAGCCAGAAGTCTTGACCCTTCTTTATTTGAACATTCTGGCTgagttggtgtgtgtgtggatatgtgTCAGTGGTGGGGTCAGTATTACGTTCAGGAAAAGTCATCTTCTACAGAAATAGGCATGCAGTTAGAAACATAATTTACTACAGCATGTAATAGTTATTTTGCCTGGTAATAAACGTATCACAAAACCTGTGAACTGTAAACTGTAATTGATTTTGGCCACACCTTATATGAGGGATGTCAAACTCAATTGCCTTGCCACCCAGTTAACACAAATGAATAATATAATGCAGTGCCCCTTTCAAAGAGGGATGGTCTATAATCTCCTGTTGCCACATGAAAATACAGGCTCAGGATTACTAAATACACcgattttcttttaagagaagtACGAAAACTTGTTATGTAATGTGAAATGCTCTCTTTTTAAATGTTaggaattaatgaaaataaactatCATATAGGTGAAACAAAGTCTGTTGGTTAGCTGAATTTGATGAGGGTTGCCTGTTTCCATCCTCTggtctctacattttttttttttcctttctcatgagTATCTGTTGCTCAACGAAGAGTAAAGACAACTCTTGGCAAGATTCAGGCTCATGAACTTGGTGCCTTAAATTCTAAATTCTGAGTTGACTCCTTTGTACTTTTTGAATAAGACTATGTAAAAAGCATCTTTATTATTTTGTCACATTCTTTTTAGTTTGGATTTCTTTGTGTAGAGATTGATTGAGGTTCCAGATagtaatttttgtttattgaatttattagtGTTTAATTTCCAAAGTTGTGTTTATCAAACTTTCATTCcacaacactttaaaaatttagaaagttaCTATAATCAGTTGTTGAAGACAGTAAATTCAGTGTCTACAAATAAAAACGGATAGTAGCATTACAAAGCCCTATCTTGCTGTAGTGAGTAGGTACTTGAGGAGTGTGTGTGCTGCTCTGGTTGGAAAACACTGGGAAAATATAAATGTGACGAAATAGGCTGGCCCAACAAAATGGATTGCattgaactgatttttttccccgaTGATGTTTGAAACATGTTAAATGCAAAATTTTCCCATATGATGTTCTAAATATAAGTTAAATGTAGAGTATGTTATTATTATAGGCTACATATATGTTCGAGGTTATAAGCCACAAACTAGCTTAGGGATCCAGTTCTTGTTTCTGCAAGGGACAGATGTTTCATTTGTTGTTCTCAACTGTACAGCTAAGTGTTCAAAAAACTTGGAAACTTGAGTTTTGGAATATAATCCACTCTAAATTTGAGAATTTCCTATATCATGTTCTCTATTCATTTGGTTTATAGTTGtatatattatctatttattatctattttggcCTTAAACTCATTTTGTCTTTTAgtagaattttcttctctttggcttAGTATTTCAAAGCtcttaagaaatttatttctgttgtttcataAGTTGTAGAATCATAGTGTTTGTTGGTTTGCTAGTAGAGACCGTCTAGCAAATCTTCTCATTTTGTTAGTGAGAATATTGGTAGAGCCCGAACAATTGAGGGACTCGTCCAACGGTTTACAGTTACTTATGTTAGGATGGAGTTCCCTGATTCTTATCTTAGATTCCCTTTTCACTAAACTGTACTTGCTTACTGGTGTTCTCAGCAATGCTAAATGGTAACTGTATTTAAGCTTATATTTAAACTGGTATAgatattcctttcaaaatattttttaggaaattaattttttaaatttattatttacctATTAGTATTTCTTCcattatatttcttttggggAAAGTAAAATTTCAGCCTGTAAAGAAGTTGAATTTTATCATATTaagtaaaaacagacaaaatattgTAGGGAGTCCAGAATACAGAATTTATATTGTTAAGCAGTAAGCAGCCTTTTAATTTAGGTTCTTCTGTATGGTGCTTAAGGGCCAGGTCAGATGTGTTTCAAAAAAGTCTTCAAGAACGCAGTGTGAGCAATGACATGTGGGGATAGCACTCCACTCGTCAGAAGTGGTGGGTTCGAAGACACTAGAAGGGAAGTGGCACAGGTGTGTAGGAAAAGGGGGTTACTCTAGGTACAttgcccccagccacccccatcTTATCCATTTAGATAGATAAAACAGCAATTACATGAAATACTGTTAAGttttcctgattttcttcctAGAATAATGTTTTACTTTGTTAATGGAAAATTTTTTTGCTTAGTGACTTCTTTTGGTTTGTTTACAAGTAGAGTACATATTCATTGAAAAAGCTTGGCGAACTCAGgcaaacaaagaaggaaatgatacCTACATGAAATCTCACTACTTCGATTTAactaaaatgcagattttctATGCACATGATGCCATGTTTAATGAAATTAGCAGATGAAAATGTATCTGGAATTTATTAATCTGTTTATCTTATTTACTTTGCTGTAAGTATTTTTGTATAGGGCTaaatattcttttacatgaattttttaaatggctgcattatattccattgtatgatgtTCCATAATATATTTAAGTGATCTCTTGTTGGCCATTTGAGTTTctaagtttttcattattataaaaaacACATTGTTTAGCTGTTAGATTCAGCCATGCTCATTTGCAATATTATCTCTTTACAAAAAccacctagaagtagaattgcctGCAGAGGGTTTAAGTGGCTCACTCACTTTGTTGGTGACATATAACCTTTCTCCATCTTTTGGACATGCTTTTCGTTCTTACCACTTAGCATTCCCTTTCCTGCATACCAACCACTTCTTATTCTTATCTTATCCTCTATAAAAATCTTACCCAGCATCTGTTTTGGCCTTAAAAAAAGTCTTTTGAGTTATTTCGttttacttacatattttaaCTTTAGGGAAGCCTAGAATTTTGCTCTTAGGTTGGTGACCAGTTGGGAAATACCAGTTGGTCTTTTTCACTGGGTATGAGGTGCATTTATGCTATGATTTTTACGTTTCTATCGTTTCTTAAGTTttactatgtttttttaaaatggcagGCTCCTAGTAAAATATGAGTATCTTCAATTTATTTGGTGATCATGTCCTTCTTTTTATACACtcgagttttctttttttaaatatgctgTGGTGTGACATAGTTATAAACTTAAAAAGCAACCAAAAGATTTAATGTAATTAAGCCATCTTTGTGTCATTATTTTAGATTCACATAACTGATGAATCACTTATCACTATTTTAAATCTGAATTTTCCAAATGTATCCTGTATCCTGCATCTCTATCTGCTTTACTGTAACTAAATATTTAGTGCTCTTAATTCAGAGTTTCCTTTAATAGAGGCACTTTACAGTACTATTCCTGAGGTCACTCAAAGGCTATTGTGTACAAATTTATCATTGTACAAAGCGTTTTTGGAAATTCCTGGATACCCTTTAATAAATTGCTTGAAGTTGGGTGAAATAAACACTGGTAGAATTTAAAATCTGATTTctaaatgaattttctttaaagtaaGTTGTGAGACATAGAAACTTTCATAAAATTCTTAAATtcatttatcatatttttcatttataattttcatattcattAACATATATTGTTCCTTACCATTTACAGCTCAGAATTCTGCAAATGCAGATTTTGCAAACTTTGATGCATTTGGACAGTCTAGTGGTTCGAGTAATTTTGGAGGTTTCCCCACAGCAAGCCACTCTTCTTTTCAGCCCCAATCTACAGGTAGAGCTCTCCAGCATTATGCTTAAATgtttacttcaaaaaataaaaaactctctAGAGGTAGTTTTGGAAATTTACTCTAAACTTAAATTCTGCGATTATCTGGTTCTAAAATAGTTCTGTCTTACAAAGCTCTGGGGAAACCtgaaatctttatatttttctttgttcgtTTTTCTGAACGCTAGTATTTTGTCTAATTCACATCTATTCTCCTTTTCCTGCACATGAATCTTCCTTAAATTTCTTAGGCACAGAGGTATTAAAGTACTAAAAGTTTTTTAGGTTCACAAAACACATTACGATTTAGGCTCTGAATAAAGGAAGCTAGTTGATTGCTTCCATAGAACTAAAAACGTTAAGTAATTTTCAGGGCGACAGccttcagaaaataaatattattagttGAGTAGATTATTTAACAATCACTTCAATAAACTTTAAATAGTTTTCTGTGCAGGAATTGGTCTTTAAACATTGAATACTCTCCCATAAACTGTATTGTTTTCAGAAACTCATTGAACCTTTGTTTAGATCTTTTGGCTGATTATTTTTCATTCAACTTTTAACTCTGTATTGTCTTAAAgccttttctttcaattttcttttttttttttttcctttaaatttcatCATTTACATAATATCTGGCTGTCCAGCATTTAGAATGCTTTCATCTAGCTGCAGTTTTGGTGAATTTACTTCAGCTTTTCCTCTCCAGGCTTCCAACAGTAAGTTCTGTTGTCAAGTAGGCATCTTTTACTAATTTGTATGTTTTGTGCTATATTTTATAGGTTTTTCAATTATAGAATGTTAATCATCTTTTAACGATAATCCTTCAGAAATTCTCACTTTTACTCTCTCCACTATTGCTAAACTCAGAGAACACAGTAGTATACCATAGCAGAGTTAGTTGATTTAATAATTCagtttttattaatttgaaataaatttcttcaTACAGATTTTGAAAGCTCAGTATGTACTTTGTTCATCAGCTCCTTGTAACAGATCACAGTCTTTTAAATACAAACATTACTTAGTTTTAATCGAAAACAACTAGAGTTTAATTcctgaaagaaatatatttgttttagaatGCATAAAAAACTGATTGATGGAaagtgtttgtggttttttaaaaaatagggtgTAACCTTTCTGTTTCTGAAATACCTATAAGTGTGCTTTGCTCTcactttaatatataaatatctatatctatacctactATCTTGATTGCTGAGACTAATGTTTAGGCATAAAGAACCAACATCAAAAGTGTAGCACCAAAAGTGTAGAATGAATATATACTGGTCTTAGTATTTTAGTAGTACCTTAGGGAGTACTCTAGAATACAGAACAGTCTTTAAAATCTTAGCAGGATAAAGTTgatgtaatatttatattatttatatattatgtgcTATAATTTTTTCCTTGAACTATATATTAGGGCATAATTTTACTGAAGACATTGTGGTGTTGTGTGTACATTAAATTATTACGTGGCATTGAGTAATAGCTCTTCAAGTAAAAATAAGTCTAAAGCTCAAAAACCACCTTTTAAGAAATTTGGATCAAAATAGTacattgtaaacattttaaatctctacCCTGGGATTTGTTTCAACCAGGTCTCCATTGTAACTACAAAAACTTATGTAGTGTAAGATATTTTGCATCTTGCCTACAGAGTTTGTTTAGGGAGAATTGGTAAAAAGTCATAGTATACATAGCTGAATGTTCTATGAAGTAACTGAGTTTCAAATTAGGTAGCATGGAGACACTCTCCTgtgaattattttcttcattccagGGTAGAAAATTACACACAGAAACTTGTTGCCCTATATGTTGCCAGGGCCTTTGAAAATCTAGTTTTGTAAATTATGAAAAGTCACGTGTAGATAATTAAAGTTGAATGCCACTtgccagtttttaattttaggaatttAGGATTGCTTCTAGAACACTTAATTTAGGAAGAAATGATCATATAATCTTTATCAAAGGATATTGGAAAAAGTCTAGCAATTTCAAGTTTTCTGTCTATTCTGTTACAGGTGGAAGTGCTGGATCAGTAAATGCTAATTTTGCTCATTTTGATAACTTCCCCAAATCCTCCAGTGCTGATTTTGGAACGTTCAATACTTCCCAGAGTCATCAGACAGCATCAGCTGTTAGTAAAGTTTCAGCGAACAAAGCTGGTCTACAGACTACAGACAAATATGCGGCACTTGCTAATTTAGACAATATCTTCAGTGCCGGGCAAGGTATCAAGCTTTAAACAAACGAATACAAATTTGTATATTAAACAGTCCTCTAAATTTGGTTGTATTTATTAAAATCTGAGGATGTGCTTTCCTTAGTTATATAGCCGTTTAGTTTACGCTAAATGTTCATGACTATTTGGCATATTTTGGATCTGAAATAACTACACAATGGAAGGCCTAGAAACTAATTTGTAAACGtctagatttaaaagaaaataattgacaaaaatttaattttgtcatAGAAAGCTTGCTTTATTGTTCTAAGGCCATAAAGGGCCAAGAAATCCTATTAATAGAGACGACTAGAGGATTATTTGGTAGTTTCCACGATATATTTGTTTTGAACTAtgttctattaatattttagtatttattaaaaaaaccaagaTATTTACAGTGTGTTTTTATACCTAGTTTTGGTCTTAAGGCTAGTTTTTTTGCCTCTCAAAGTGCGTAGCGTAGTGGGGGAACAGCAGGGGGTCTCCTTTCAGACTGGGTCCTGCATCCTGATCTCTGAGCCTGATTTCTCATCCACCCTCCGAAACGAGGGCAGTAGTAATAGCATTGAACTTAAAAAGTTGTATTATATGTGTTACTGCATGCGaggcatttagaacagtgcctggcacgttgtTAAGTGCTCTGTGAATGTTTCCTCTTACTACTATCTCTAATTTTTTCATGAACAACCCTGGGAAAATGATATTATTAATAGACTGTTCACATAGTTCAAGCATTTTATGAGTGTATATGTTCACTTGAATGAGATGTCCCCATGTTGCAGATTTAATGTAGCACTTTGAGAATTTCTTCTTTATGTGTAATCTAGACATGTTATTGGTACTGGATCTTAGTTTTTGTTACAGAAACAGTATTTTGTCTTTATCAGAGTGGTATGTATAGCACTAATCTTGTCCAATATTTTCTGGATTATTTATTGGATAAGACTCTAGAATCATGTCCATTTATTTGCTAAGCTCCAGATCGGTTTTAAATTTACATGTGTTTCATGGCAAATGTGGTTGTAAGTTGAAAGTGTAAGTGAAGCATAAGTTAAAATTTTTGATgtaatatgtttttgtttgttcacaGGTGGTGATCAGGGTAGTGGGTTTGGGACCACAGGTAAAGCTCCTGTTGGTTCTGTGGTTTCAGTTCCCAGTCAGTCAAGTGCATCTTCAGACAAGTATGCAGCCCTGGCAGAACTGGACAGCGTTTTCAGCTCCGCGGCCACCTCCAGTAACGCATATTCTTCCACAAGTAATGCTAGCAGGTAGCTTGTCTTAGTCTGTGTTCCTGCtttgtgttttatcttttaaactttttttcaacTCTGAATAATAATGCTGTTAAGTAATGATCATTTGGGGCTTAAAGATTCCTGAATATTTTTGTAAGTTTGAGGAAactgtttaaattttctaattaaaatataatcCTTGAGTAAGTgccatagttttatttttttatttaatcgAAGGCTTTGTTACTTTTTTCCCTTGAACACTAAAGTGTAATTCAGAGTATGTGCACATCTTGAAATGGGTAGTCATATACACACTTAATTGTACTCAGCAGAGAATCCATCtacaaaattatttgcttttaatGTACAGTTCTCAGTCATGAAGATTAAACACTGAAAGTAGCATGTTATAGCCTTAGTTGTAAATAAGCAGTTTTAGAAATGTTTGCACCAGAACCCAAGACCAATTCTACATCTCTTTTGTCATACTGGTATTTATAAATAGACATATCTGTTACTGTGTTCAGATAGATCTGGTGTAAGAAATTCTTGGCAGCAGAAAGTCTACTGCATTTTAACAGTGTTCAGTCTTTAAAAACTCTTCTAGTTTTGACTTCTTCATCTTTGGGTCAAGGAAGCAGACCTAGAAGTACAGGTGACTTACCTGTACAGTGTCTTACCCATCTCTTAGTTTTCCATTCCTACAgattgtctcttctttttttgttatctgAGTagctttttatttccctttagcACCTTTTCCAGAGAGAAATGGTAGGATTGTAACATTAACTAGTTTGGCTCACTCTCCAGTAACAAATTTTCTGTATGGCAGATGGGAAAAATTGAatccaaagaataaaatttagagtatttatatattttttgctttattaatGTTGTCTACATTACACATATATAATAGTGGACTATAGCAAGGTGGTCGTAAAGTCTGGAAGCATAGACAGGTATATGTAATGAAATGGTTTATTGGTATTACATTATAATCATAAGTGGTCCCCAGAGTGTAACCCATGGAATGTTTGAAGTACCTGAGACCCATTCAAAAGGTCTGTGAGGTTAAAACCTAATTTCATAATAATTCTGAGGGGTTATTTGTGTTTTCAGTAATTGACATTTGTATTGATGGTGCAAAAACTATGACAGGTAAAACTTGCTGGTGCCTTAGCATTGATTTACAGCTTTGGCACCAAGCCGTACAGTCATCTAATAGTCATTATATTCCTTACCACCACACATTCAGTTTTACTTAGGAATATTTTTGATgcagtttttattatgaatatgcTTTATGAAGCAGTAAAGGAATTTAAGTCTTGACCCTTAAATATGTCTTCTTAATTTTCTGTGTGTTGAAGTAAGGTATGCATCAGGTAGTTCTGCTATATACTGAAATATAAAGCTGTCTTGAGTAAAAAATCAGTTTGTGTGGTTGTTTGAGTTGTGGAATGAACCAGCCACTTGTTTTATGGAACACCATTTTTCCTTGAAAGTATGATTGATAGACAAACCATGGTTATTCAGATTTGGATATTTggtagacattttctcaaaaatgaaattttaagtcTGTCACTTTAAGGAAAATAACTACTTAAAATACATACTCTCAAGCAAATAGTAGAGTTTTGGAAAATTTAGGGGCCACCGTGGGCTTAAAATTAAGCTTCCCATTACTTTTCTGATGAGATGGATGGTGATATTAAtgattgtaattttttattttgcatagGGATATATGTTGACATTTTGAAGGTTGGCATcaagtattttccaaatgatatAAAGTTAGTAAAAGATTCATTTAAAGTGTAAGATAGACTAGTGGATGTTACTTTACATAGAAGTCCATTGATATGGTTTCAACttccacattgcaactaacctttaGGAAACGATCCCTGGTGTTTTTTGTATGATGTCAAGGAAAATATCCACAGTTATCTGGAAAAGGTGTTAAAATTCTCCTGTTTTGTTCAACTATGTTACCATGTGAGGCCAGTTTTTCTTCATATGCATCAACCTAAACAacatatcacaacagattgaTCTTATATTAAGCCAGccattaaagagatttgtaaaaGTATCAAACAGTGTTACTCTTCTCATTAGGTtccttttgttttagaaaatatatttacttataaaaatgCTACTTAGGTTAGCATGTAATggctttattgttatttttaaatgaataaaattatttaaatttgttttaattgatgtacaatatatATTGGTAAATATAGCAACTTAAACTTCTTTGGGGTTCTCAGTAATTTTTTAGAATGTGAATGAGTTCTGAGacttaaagtttgagaactgatGTGATACATGATATGTTCAATAttatttgtttccatattttatgGCAACCTTGTAGATAGATTAccgttgctttttttcccccttaaaacaTGAACTCTTTCAATACTTGTTTTCAGTAATGTTTTTGGAACAGTGCCAGTGGGTGCTTCTGCACAGACACAGCCTGCTTCTTCAAGTGTGCCTGCTCCATTTGGAGGTACGTGTTTCTGGTGTGTATATACTGGTTTTTATAAAGAACCCTAATACATATTGTATCGCATTTTCTTAGGGATACCAGAAGACAATCAAAGCACCAGTTTATTATCAGAAAGCTCTAGTTTTCTATCTTCataaatatatgaacaaatactttaaataatTGAATACAAATGCATTAGGATTTTAtagtgtattttataattttttaaagctacacCTTCCACAAATCCATTTGTTGCTGCTGCTGGTCCTTCTGTGGCATCTTCTACAAATCCATTTCAGACCAATGCCAGAGGAGCAACaggtaagaaataaatataaattatagaacAGTAAGCTTTGGAAAAGGTATATATTGCAAAGACATCATGTGAAGAACATCAGAAAATAAGGTTCCTTTCTTACTGAAGTGACTGTAAAGTGGATTAGTTTTGTCCGTAAAGACATATAGTACCTGAAAGTTTATAGAATCCttgaatttaatatttgaaaatggaCCGGAGAAGTTATCTAGCACCCACCAGTCAAAGCTTTCGTTTTTCAGGTGCGGAAGCCCTAGCATGGAGATGAGAGTTAAAGCCTTAAAGCCCACAGCCAATATATGACAGAGATGGTACTTGAACATTGTAATTCTGGCTTATTTGTTGGTCTGGTTTCACAATTATTGGTTATAACTCAATCTTAAT encodes the following:
- the AGFG1 gene encoding arf-GAP domain and FG repeat-containing protein 1 isoform X1 — translated: MAASAKRKQEEKHLKMLRDMTGLPHNRKCFDCDQRGPTYVNMTVGSFVCTSCSGSLRGLNPPHRVKSISMTTFTQQEIEFLQKHGNEALRKQIVANRREGSCHVKFTFRSEIKVCKQIWLGLFDDRSSAIPDFRDPQKVKEFLQEKYEKKRWYVPPEQAKVVASVHASISGSSASSTSSTPEVKPLKSLLGDSAPALHLNKGTPSQSPVVGRSQGQQQEKKQFDLLSDLGSDIFAAPAPQSTATANFANFAHFNSHAAQNSANADFANFDAFGQSSGSSNFGGFPTASHSSFQPQSTAFRMLSSSCSFGEFTSAFPLQASNSGSAGSVNANFAHFDNFPKSSSADFGTFNTSQSHQTASAVSKVSANKAGLQTTDKYAALANLDNIFSAGQGGDQGSGFGTTGKAPVGSVVSVPSQSSASSDKYAALAELDSVFSSAATSSNAYSSTSNASSNVFGTVPVGASAQTQPASSSVPAPFGATPSTNPFVAAAGPSVASSTNPFQTNARGATGLSGAMHSQVFPHAHFAATFGTASMSMPAGFGTPAPYSLPTSFSGSFQQPAFPAQAAFPQQTAFSQQPNGAGFAAFGQTKPVVTPFGQVAAAGVSSNPFMTGAPTGQFPTGSSSTNPFL
- the AGFG1 gene encoding arf-GAP domain and FG repeat-containing protein 1 isoform X7 translates to MAASAKRKQEEKHLKMLRDMTGLPHNRKCFDCDQRGPTYVNMTVGSFVCTSCSGSLRGLNPPHRVKSISMTTFTQQEIEFLQKHGNEALRKQIVANRREGSCHVKFTFRSEIKVCKQIWLGLFDDRSSAIPDFRDPQKVKEFLQEKYEKKRWYVPPEQAKVVASVHASISGSSASSTSSTPEVKPLKSLLGDSAPALHLNKGTPSQSPVVGRSQGQQQEKKQFDLLSDLGSDIFAAPAPQSTATANFANFAHFNSHAAQNSANADFANFDAFGQSSGSSNFGGFPTASHSSFQPQSTAFRMLSSSCSFGEFTSAFPLQASNSGSAGSVNANFAHFDNFPKSSSADFGTFNTSQSHQTASAVSKVSANKAGLQTTDKYAALANLDNIFSAGQGGDQGSGFGTTGKAPVGSVVSVPSQSSASSDKYAALAELDSVFSSAATSSNAYSSTSNASSNVFGTVPVGASAQTQPASSSVPAPFGAATFGTASMSMPAGFGTPAPYSLPTSFSGSFQQPAFPAQAAFPQQTAFSQQPNGAGFAAFGQTKPVVTPFGQVAAAGVSSNPFMTGAPTGQFPTGSSSTNPFL
- the AGFG1 gene encoding arf-GAP domain and FG repeat-containing protein 1 isoform X3 yields the protein MAASAKRKQEEKHLKMLRDMTGLPHNRKCFDCDQRGPTYVNMTVGSFVCTSCSGSLRGLNPPHRVKSISMTTFTQQEIEFLQKHGNEALRKQIVANRREGSCHVKFTFRSEIKVCKQIWLGLFDDRSSAIPDFRDPQKVKEFLQEKYEKKRWYVPPEQAKVVASVHASISGSSASSTSSTPEVKPLKSLLGDSAPALHLNKGTPSQSPVVGRSQGQQQEKKQFDLLSDLGSDIFAAPAPQSTATANFANFAHFNSHAAQNSANADFANFDAFGQSSGSSNFGGFPTASHSSFQPQSTAFRMLSSSCSFGEFTSAFPLQASNSGSAGSVNANFAHFDNFPKSSSADFGTFNTSQSHQTASAVSKVSANKAGLQTTDKYAALANLDNIFSAGQGGDQGSGFGTTGKAPVGSVVSVPSQSSASSDKYAALAELDSVFSSAATSSNAYSSTSNASSNVFGTVPVGASAQTQPASSSVPAPFGATPSTNPFVAAAGPSVASSTNPFQTNARGATAATFGTASMSMPAGFGTPAPYSLPTSFSGSFQQPAFPAQAAFPQQTAFSQQPNGAGFAAFGQTKPVVTPFGQVAAAGVSSNPFMTGAPTGQFPTGSSSTNPFL